In a genomic window of Erigeron canadensis isolate Cc75 chromosome 5, C_canadensis_v1, whole genome shotgun sequence:
- the LOC122602260 gene encoding benzyl alcohol O-benzoyltransferase-like: MAEINTPFTFTVWRRAPVLIRPTKHNKGELKLLSDIDDQDGYRNQIPVIMFYRGNPKMRNYDPVSVIKEALAKVLVFYYPFAGRLKEGPARKLMVDCTGEGVLFVEADANVTLDQFGEALVPPFPCFDELLYDVPKSSGILNSPLLLIQVTRLLCGGFIFALRLNHTMSDAFGIVQFMRALGEMARGASSPSTLPVWQREFLNARNPPRVTCTNHAFDEIIDTNTDITTRMNSMVLKPFFFGPIELSNLRKFVPKHLKSCSTFDVVTACLWHCRTMALQLDPKEEARIAFVVSARTKFSPPLPKGYYGNCIAITVAISTVFELLNKPFSHTLEIVMKAKTCVNEEYMRSLADMLVIKGRPNVTIFQNNIFFVNDLTLARFDVVDFGWGKPKYGGPGTTGPLDSGFYFPYTNAKGEYGIVVPIYLPSVAMENFVKEMNKMLADRDNNLHAPSKL; this comes from the exons ATGGCAGAAATCAACACCCCTTTCACCTTTACTGTCTGGAGACGTGCACCAGTGCTTATCCGCCCCACTAAGCACAACAAAGGTGAACTAAAGCTTCTATCTGACATTGATGATCAAGACGGGTATCGGAATCAAATACCAGTGATTATGTTCTATCGTGGTAATCCTAAAATGAGAAATTATGATCCGGTGAGTGTGATCAAGGAGGCACTAGCAAAGGTTCTAGTCTTTTATTATCCGTTTGCTGGCCGACTCAAGGAAGGTCCTGCGAGGAAACTTATGGTGGATTGCACAGGCGAAGGTGTGTTATTTGTTGAAGCTGATGCAAATGTAACATTGGATCAATTTGGAGAGGCACTCGTTCCACCATTTCCTTGTTTTGATGAGCTGCTTTATGATGTTCCTAAATCTTCTGGCATCCTCAACTCGCCATTGCTACTTATTCAG GTGACACGACTTTTATGTGGAGGTTTCATCTTTGCTTTACGACTCAACCACACCATGAGTGACGCATTTGGAATCGTTCAATTTATGAGAGCATTAGGTGAAATGGCACGGGGtgcatcatcaccatcaactTTGCCTGTGTGGCAAAGGGAATTCCTAAATGCAAGGAATCCACCACGTGTGACATGTACTAATCATGCATTTGATGAAATCATAGACACCAACACGGATATAACCACACGAATGAATAGTATGGttttaaaaccttttttctTTGGGCCGATTGAGCTGTCAAACTTACGTAAATTTGTTCCGAAACACCTGAAATCTTGCTCTACTTTTGATGTGGTAACGGCTTGTCTATGGCATTGTCGTACCATGGCTCTCCAGCTAGATCCTAAAGAGGAGGCTCGGATTGCATTTGTTGTCAGTGCGCGTACCAAATTTAGTCCCCCCCTTCCAAAAGGATATTATGGAAATTGTATTGCCATTACCGTTGCCATTTCCACGGTCTTTGAGCTATTAAACAAACCCTTCAGTCATACATTAGAGATTGTGATGAAGGCTAAAACTTGTGTCAACGAAGAGTACATGAGATCTCTTGCTGACATGTTAGTAATCAAAGGACGACCCAATGTCacaatttttcaaaataatatattttttgttaatgaCTTAACACTTGCTAGATTTGATGTTGTTGACTTTGGGTGGGGGAAGCCGAAATATGGAGGGCCAGGAACAACAGGCCCTCTTGATTCTGGATTCTATTTTCCATATACAAACGCTAAGGGAGAGTATGGAATTGTGGTACCCATATATTTGCCGAGTGTTGCGATGGAAAACTTTGTCAAAGAGATGAATAAGATGTTGGCTGATCGAGATAATAATTTACATGCTCCTTCCAAACTATAA